The proteins below come from a single Acidobacteriota bacterium genomic window:
- a CDS encoding TonB family protein, producing MITLLVTSGSAQGASQSSLQAGIIPFETVALAPEIPSLPLEAALSQGLQASGVEVLPSALVGAPLSARNGSAINFNPHREEARQLGAALGCDFYLQGRVLSARRLTSTNESYFEVRFSLFCIDARTGTLVTWRELKAQGPFPEHARAEAICETSRLATVVVHDFQVFRKQQISQLNDSSGDTVLDLRSGEVPEDVTLPIFLKRPRPTTTEAARDASIEAKIETEIVFGTTGKVEDIRIVRWAGYGLDEAVIQAIQSYSFKPATQNGVPVRIKLLAEFNFRRQEKP from the coding sequence GTGATAACGCTGCTGGTAACCAGTGGCTCAGCCCAGGGGGCATCACAATCATCACTTCAAGCCGGAATTATTCCGTTTGAAACCGTGGCACTGGCGCCGGAGATTCCATCACTCCCACTCGAAGCCGCCTTAAGCCAGGGCTTGCAGGCCAGCGGTGTTGAAGTCCTCCCTTCGGCGCTGGTTGGAGCTCCCCTTTCCGCTCGGAATGGTTCAGCCATCAACTTTAACCCACATCGTGAAGAAGCCCGGCAACTTGGCGCCGCGCTTGGATGTGATTTTTACCTTCAGGGGCGAGTGCTGAGTGCGAGGCGACTGACCAGCACAAACGAGTCCTATTTTGAAGTCCGGTTCAGTCTGTTTTGCATTGACGCCCGAACCGGAACCCTTGTGACGTGGCGAGAACTCAAAGCCCAGGGGCCATTCCCAGAACATGCCCGGGCAGAAGCCATCTGCGAAACCAGCCGGCTGGCAACCGTTGTGGTTCACGATTTTCAGGTCTTTCGGAAACAGCAAATATCCCAACTGAATGATTCTTCTGGAGATACAGTACTTGACTTGCGAAGTGGCGAAGTTCCCGAAGATGTGACCTTGCCGATTTTCCTCAAACGTCCACGCCCAACCACCACTGAAGCTGCCCGTGATGCCAGTATCGAAGCCAAAATTGAAACTGAAATTGTGTTTGGCACAACCGGGAAAGTTGAAGATATTCGGATCGTTCGCTGGGCCGGATATGGGTTGGATGAAGCCGTGATTCAGGCAATTCAAAGCTATTCATTTAAGCCAGCTACGCAAAACGGCGTCCCAGTTCGCATCAAATTGCTGGCGGAATTTAACTTCCGGCGACAGGAGAAACCGTAG
- a CDS encoding DUF192 domain-containing protein, giving the protein MAKKHSSKKAVRPALKPSKSSRRQVIALVGGLLFLALGVFFIIPQATLDDWQYGKQNLPTTTLTLPNGHKLSVEMARTPTEHEIGLMLRKSLAPDRGMLFIYNREAPHTFWMKNTLIDLDIIFIGADKRVTSVAANVPRTTAETPDADIPRRSGVGQYVLEIPAGRAKALGIAAGTQLSFSIP; this is encoded by the coding sequence ATGGCCAAAAAGCATTCATCGAAAAAGGCAGTTCGACCCGCTCTCAAACCATCGAAATCTTCCCGACGTCAAGTTATTGCCCTGGTTGGAGGCTTGCTTTTCCTGGCCCTGGGGGTGTTTTTCATCATTCCACAAGCCACACTTGATGACTGGCAATACGGCAAGCAAAACCTTCCAACCACAACGCTCACGCTACCCAATGGGCACAAACTCAGTGTTGAAATGGCCCGCACACCGACTGAGCATGAAATCGGCCTGATGCTGCGCAAAAGTTTAGCGCCAGATCGCGGTATGTTGTTTATTTACAATCGTGAAGCGCCACATACCTTCTGGATGAAAAACACGCTGATTGATCTGGACATCATTTTCATTGGGGCGGACAAACGCGTCACGAGCGTGGCGGCAAATGTCCCACGCACCACAGCCGAAACACCGGATGCCGATATTCCACGGCGGTCAGGCGTGGGTCAGTATGTGTTGGAAATCCCAGCCGGACGTGCAAAGGCGCTGGGAATTGCGGCAGGAACACAGCTTTCTTTTTCAATTCCTTGA
- a CDS encoding tetratricopeptide repeat protein codes for MTPTSSNDTFPLSSRGSHPFLQKISSWYQSAPVLIASGVFLALILAVFGGSLNYAMLEYDSSTYILKDEAIRTISWKNVHQIFTTNYFVNYNPLHRISYMLEYPLWGSSPAGYRVTNWLLHWVSSSLCFIFFLQLTQHPVSAWFLAVCFAIHPSRIENVVWLAQRKDVLAAAFGFAALCCFQQWQLSSTRKQNGYWYAFTLVMYWGALASKAQWVPLCLIFLCLDWYKGSLSRSRMWAYIPFFGLTGLFSWWAYQAQILETQFRTAFSLKEWLNSPARDIAIYFKLTFWPIDLYPRTPPMPFVAWQAAIGWGVLLIWGGVAWKKWSQNRAHAFGLAWFLLFLSPMLNLVPGMLIANDRYLYVSILGLFFPGALWLGRQSSEWGISGIVLTGVLCGILTLSYLPVWKDDLSLWSNAVTHNPTNVRALHNLLSAAQVRNESETQYVLLRQLVGLEPHNLEYRKGLGVWAYRFQNYQEAAENLAYSYRQDLHFQEDASNCFLLGYSLLVTQRPKESLEPLMQAIKGAPQNPQYWYTLGDARLALGQSVEALECYNKVLKLDPNQPQEVKSKITMLEQSLHQVPHQTKLPRSHS; via the coding sequence ATGACCCCCACCTCATCGAATGATACCTTCCCCTTATCGTCGAGAGGCAGTCATCCGTTTCTTCAAAAAATCAGTTCCTGGTATCAATCTGCTCCAGTGTTGATTGCGAGTGGTGTGTTTCTGGCATTGATTCTGGCCGTCTTTGGGGGCTCACTCAACTATGCGATGCTGGAATATGACTCTTCGACCTACATCCTGAAAGATGAAGCCATCCGCACCATCTCCTGGAAGAATGTCCACCAGATTTTTACGACCAATTATTTTGTCAATTACAACCCGCTGCACCGCATTTCCTATATGTTGGAGTATCCTTTGTGGGGAAGCTCACCGGCTGGATACCGGGTCACAAACTGGCTGTTGCATTGGGTAAGCTCTTCATTGTGTTTTATTTTTTTTCTTCAACTGACCCAACACCCTGTTTCAGCCTGGTTCCTGGCGGTGTGTTTTGCGATTCATCCCAGCCGGATTGAGAATGTGGTCTGGCTGGCTCAACGCAAAGATGTGCTTGCCGCCGCGTTTGGGTTTGCGGCCTTGTGTTGTTTTCAGCAATGGCAGTTGTCATCAACCCGAAAACAGAACGGATACTGGTACGCGTTCACGCTTGTGATGTATTGGGGGGCCCTGGCTTCAAAGGCGCAATGGGTTCCTCTGTGTCTCATTTTCTTATGTTTGGATTGGTATAAAGGTTCTTTGAGCCGCAGCCGAATGTGGGCCTACATACCATTCTTTGGATTAACCGGTTTGTTCAGTTGGTGGGCATATCAGGCGCAAATTCTCGAAACACAATTCCGAACCGCTTTTTCATTGAAGGAATGGCTTAATTCACCCGCTCGTGATATCGCAATTTATTTCAAACTGACATTCTGGCCAATTGATTTATATCCGCGAACACCGCCAATGCCCTTTGTGGCCTGGCAGGCGGCGATTGGGTGGGGAGTTCTTTTGATTTGGGGAGGCGTGGCCTGGAAGAAGTGGTCGCAGAATCGCGCCCATGCTTTTGGACTTGCCTGGTTTTTACTCTTTTTATCGCCGATGTTAAACCTGGTGCCAGGCATGCTGATTGCAAACGACCGCTATCTGTATGTTTCCATTCTGGGTCTGTTTTTCCCTGGTGCGCTTTGGCTTGGTCGGCAGTCGTCAGAGTGGGGAATCAGTGGGATTGTCCTGACTGGAGTTTTATGTGGGATTTTAACGCTGAGTTATTTGCCAGTTTGGAAAGATGATCTCTCCCTTTGGTCAAATGCTGTCACCCATAACCCAACGAATGTGAGAGCCCTTCACAACCTGTTGTCGGCAGCTCAGGTGCGCAATGAATCAGAAACTCAGTATGTGCTCCTTCGACAGCTCGTTGGATTAGAACCCCACAATCTGGAATATCGAAAGGGTTTGGGGGTTTGGGCGTACCGGTTCCAAAATTATCAGGAAGCGGCTGAAAACTTAGCTTATTCATACAGGCAGGATCTTCATTTTCAAGAAGATGCGTCAAACTGTTTTTTGTTGGGGTACTCATTGCTTGTGACACAGCGTCCAAAAGAATCCTTGGAACCATTGATGCAGGCCATAAAAGGAGCTCCCCAAAACCCTCAATACTGGTACACTTTAGGTGATGCCCGATTGGCCCTGGGTCAATCAGTCGAAGCCCTTGAATGTTACAATAAGGTTTTGAAGCTGGATCCCAACCAGCCTCAGGAAGTCAAATCAAAAATTACCATGCTTGAGCAGTCTCTCCACCAGGTCCCCCATCAGACCAAACTGCCCAGGTCACATTCTTAA
- a CDS encoding zeta toxin family protein codes for MTLPPSVYVIGGPNGSGKSTLAPFLLRDKLHLANFINADTIASGLSAFEPDQVQIEAGRIALNRLEQLATQHQSFAFESTLASRTYARRISQWKTTGYRFHLIFLWLQSSELAIERVAIRVKLGGHSIPEETIRRRYLRGIQNFHDLYKPLANSWSVIDNSKSGQPALIAHRANCGCLTIYKNELWKSFCEMSQ; via the coding sequence ATGACTTTGCCACCTTCAGTCTATGTCATTGGTGGCCCGAATGGGTCAGGAAAATCAACACTGGCGCCGTTTCTCCTCCGAGACAAACTCCACCTGGCCAACTTTATCAACGCGGACACGATTGCTTCGGGCCTCTCCGCTTTTGAACCGGATCAGGTTCAAATCGAAGCGGGTCGCATTGCATTAAACCGGTTGGAGCAGCTTGCGACTCAACATCAGTCTTTTGCCTTTGAATCAACTCTGGCCAGTCGAACCTATGCACGACGGATAAGTCAATGGAAAACAACTGGATACAGATTTCATTTGATTTTCCTCTGGCTTCAAAGCAGTGAACTGGCCATTGAACGAGTTGCCATCCGAGTCAAACTTGGGGGACATTCAATTCCGGAAGAAACCATCCGGCGCCGATACTTGAGAGGAATCCAGAATTTCCACGATCTCTATAAACCGCTGGCGAACAGTTGGTCCGTTATTGACAATTCCAAATCTGGTCAACCAGCACTGATCGCTCATCGTGCAAACTGTGGATGTTTGACGATATATAAAAATGAACTTTGGAAATCCTTCTGTGAGATGAGTCAATGA
- the dnaN gene encoding DNA polymerase III subunit beta: MEFSVNRSDLLKELNFLQGVVEKKSTIPIIQNLLIRAKKGEPLTLVATDLESTLRCLCPAQVRVGGTILLPARKLYDLVRSLPDAEITVKTDGNDQAIVTCERSRFKLLSPDPEAFPPLANVPDAQFSVPASILRAMIPRTLFASTQEESRFALNGAQVILSPSTLRVVATDGHRLAFIEKSGVEFKAPKEGIKLLIPKKTLAEVQKLAGDADDEIIKFGKDDNHIFFEIGNRLYISRMLAGQFPNYEMVMPKANDKALILESDRLAATLRRVAYMADDVTHAIKINITEGQIEFSAQSSGSGEGFDALPVPYDGDTYSLAFNVQYLLDFLSVVNVGEISFEFRDEATQIQLRPHGENDYNYRYVVMPMRN; this comes from the coding sequence GTGGAATTTTCAGTTAATCGCTCTGACCTTCTGAAAGAGTTAAACTTTCTGCAAGGCGTGGTGGAAAAGAAAAGCACCATTCCTATCATTCAAAACCTGTTGATTCGCGCCAAAAAAGGTGAGCCGCTGACCCTGGTGGCAACCGATTTGGAATCAACGCTACGCTGTCTCTGCCCGGCTCAGGTTAGAGTCGGAGGAACCATTCTGCTTCCAGCCCGGAAATTGTATGACCTGGTCCGCAGTCTTCCAGACGCTGAAATCACCGTCAAAACCGATGGCAACGATCAGGCAATTGTGACCTGTGAACGCTCCAGATTTAAACTGTTAAGCCCTGACCCGGAAGCCTTTCCGCCACTGGCCAACGTCCCAGATGCTCAATTTTCGGTTCCGGCGTCCATCTTACGTGCCATGATTCCCCGGACGTTGTTTGCCTCCACTCAGGAAGAATCCCGCTTTGCCCTCAACGGCGCCCAGGTGATTCTCAGCCCTTCGACCTTGCGGGTCGTGGCGACTGACGGCCACCGACTGGCCTTTATTGAAAAATCAGGCGTTGAATTCAAAGCCCCCAAAGAAGGCATCAAACTGCTGATCCCGAAAAAAACGCTGGCCGAGGTTCAAAAGCTGGCCGGGGATGCCGATGACGAAATCATCAAATTTGGCAAAGACGACAACCACATTTTCTTTGAAATTGGCAATCGGCTCTATATCTCACGAATGCTCGCCGGTCAGTTCCCCAATTATGAAATGGTCATGCCCAAGGCGAATGATAAAGCACTGATCCTTGAATCAGATCGCCTGGCGGCAACGTTGCGCCGCGTCGCTTACATGGCTGACGACGTCACCCACGCCATAAAAATCAACATCACTGAAGGCCAAATCGAATTCAGCGCCCAGTCAAGCGGGTCCGGCGAAGGCTTTGATGCCCTTCCGGTTCCATATGACGGAGACACCTATTCACTGGCCTTTAATGTGCAGTACCTGCTTGATTTTCTCTCAGTGGTCAATGTTGGGGAAATTAGTTTCGAATTCCGTGATGAAGCCACGCAAATCCAGTTGCGCCCACACGGTGAGAATGACTACAACTACCGCTATGTGGTCATGCCGATGAGGAATTAA
- a CDS encoding aminodeoxychorismate/anthranilate synthase component II — protein sequence MILVIDNYDSFTYNLVQYLGELNPNIEVHRNDRITLFDINQKSPSHIVISSGSGHPQRAGVTVEAVQTFAGRIPILGVGLGIQAIAVAFGGNVASTPVITLGKTSEICHDGRSVFQGLEYRFRATRYHSLMVDRNYIPPVLEVSATTPDGIIMGLRHRQAICEGIQFHPESIMTLPGKVLIRNFLNLSTT from the coding sequence ATGATTCTTGTGATTGATAACTATGATTCTTTCACCTACAACCTGGTTCAGTATCTGGGCGAACTGAATCCAAATATTGAAGTTCATCGCAATGACCGGATTACGTTGTTTGACATCAATCAGAAAAGCCCATCTCACATCGTGATTTCATCTGGGAGTGGTCACCCTCAGCGGGCGGGTGTGACGGTTGAGGCGGTTCAAACCTTTGCTGGGCGGATTCCAATTTTAGGCGTCGGGCTCGGAATTCAGGCCATTGCGGTTGCTTTTGGTGGAAACGTCGCCTCCACTCCGGTGATTACACTTGGAAAAACCAGTGAAATTTGTCACGACGGGCGAAGTGTATTTCAGGGCCTTGAATACCGGTTTCGAGCGACTCGATACCACTCGTTGATGGTGGATCGAAATTATATTCCACCGGTGCTTGAGGTTTCAGCCACAACTCCAGATGGCATCATTATGGGATTGCGGCACCGTCAGGCCATTTGTGAAGGCATCCAGTTTCACCCGGAATCAATTATGACGTTGCCTGGTAAAGTGTTGATTCGGAACTTCTTAAATCTATCGACCACCTGA
- the dnaE gene encoding DNA polymerase III subunit alpha, whose amino-acid sequence MSHKEFVHLHLHSDFSLLDGAIQHDALAEHASKLGFSAMAATDHGNMFGAMSFYNSMKKQNVRPIIGMEAYVARGSMHERGANTEGEKGTNHLILLAKNQTGYENLVILTSLAYTKGYYYKPRMDKELLSKHSEGLVALSACMSGVPASLILRDKMDRAVCEVGEYQEIFGKGNYFLELQCHDGFEEQQSRVNAGLTEIARKLDVPLVVTNDAHFLTRDDFRAHQALLCLQTGKTIDQATMHYSPTHYVRSAEEMWHLFENQNVEALRNTMKIAEMCQFGFPKAKMHLPEYPVPEGFTIDSYFEKVAREGLESRLQELAPLHARGELKYSVEQYRVRLDHEIATIKKMGFCGYFLIVWDFIRYARDSGIPVGPGRGSAAGAIVAYAMRITDIDPLQFELLFERFLNPERVSMPDIDVDFCVRGRGQVIDYVGNFYGRENVSQIVTFGTMASRAAIKDVGRVLDIPYAEVEKIAKMIPPPQRGRNVPIGEALKTVPELKTAYEKDTRIREMLNLAQRLEGCSRHSSIHAAGVVISPRPVYELVPVFKTKAKDKERGEIDVLATQYNMNDLEKAGMLKMDFLGLTTLTIINDCLENIQREHGQTPNLNEIPLDDPAALRLFADGETEAIFQFEGDGIKEITRRLKPESLEDIIALNALYRPGPLDSGMVDDYIERRHGRKKVRYDFPELKDILGNTFGVCVAGDTLVLDAYSGKRVRIDELESQIGTFYVQGVDQNLNSQIGRVTHFFDNGVREVVELKLRNGSTVKVTPDHQVLTEAGWRQVKDLQVTDFIATPRRLTVADEQDYNRQKLRVLAYLIADRSLSSAACCDFVFGLNSECISFFLASLWDCDGHLGPKLYHYKTISHQLALDVQTLLLRLGIHSVIYESVYEAEKRKSEPTTAYQVTVYNLHLFRELVGPFLVSKSFPPASSISTESRDSVSRQIFLAELEQSWSQSWKSLEREYDFSVQHLRPKKRAIPRISINAICSVVDPLNLSQTQTNLKVRWEEIVSIQPAGTEPVYDITVEGIHNFVGNNIVLHNCTYQEQIMAIFQKLAGYSLGEADLVRRAMGKKKREELDAHKAKFFQQAEDRGHDRGKLEKLWQSLEGFADYAFNKCLVGDSPIVDADTGQVVTIAQIAAREVSTSHTFSFDGHQIIVNEIIEAFETGEKQVVELELENGRTLRCTPDHKFFTDQGYLPLHDILDKSLEVYFSEEVEAFTASSLEAPGQYPQNRVTIRLKKMKLVRVNPSGTEKTYNMTMRGPHHNYFTNGILTANSHSACYGVLAYQTAYLKAYYPAHFWAAVLSNELNNTDKVAKYIERARAQGIEILPPDVNLSYHGFTSTEKTIRFGLMAIKGIGESAVDAIVEARKDGPFTSIYDLAKRVDSRALNRRVLESLIKSGGLDEHPGTRAQKFAAIESVMESGARAQRDAQSGQASLFGMLEAEMEADADAALPDVPAWSQQEQLAGEKATLGFYITGHPLASYRELLTSFSNASYERLSKCQPNQIIKMGGMVVGYVVKNTKKGDRFCVFALEDELGSIEVIAWPETFKRISGKISDTQAVLVTGRIEFTDDGPSKIIADDVEPLAGLRERSASLLTFYFRSGSITAEKVDQLRSLFDRHRGDCQISFEVQLPTGDIACVRPNQFVRVKSSPELLHAVQSLCAGCEVRIS is encoded by the coding sequence ATGTCCCACAAAGAATTTGTTCACCTGCACTTGCACTCTGACTTCAGCCTTCTCGATGGTGCAATTCAACACGATGCCCTGGCTGAACACGCCTCCAAACTTGGGTTTTCGGCGATGGCCGCCACCGATCACGGCAATATGTTTGGGGCGATGTCCTTTTACAACTCCATGAAAAAACAGAATGTGCGCCCCATCATCGGCATGGAAGCCTACGTGGCCCGTGGCTCGATGCATGAACGGGGGGCAAACACTGAAGGAGAAAAAGGGACCAATCATCTCATTCTGCTGGCGAAAAATCAGACTGGATATGAAAATCTGGTGATCCTGACGTCGCTGGCCTACACCAAAGGGTATTACTATAAACCCCGGATGGATAAGGAGTTACTGAGCAAGCACAGCGAAGGGCTCGTAGCCCTGTCAGCCTGTATGTCCGGTGTCCCAGCCTCGCTTATTTTGCGGGACAAAATGGATCGGGCGGTGTGTGAGGTTGGCGAGTATCAGGAAATTTTCGGCAAAGGAAATTATTTTCTTGAACTTCAATGTCACGACGGCTTTGAAGAACAGCAATCACGTGTCAATGCCGGACTCACTGAAATTGCCCGGAAACTTGATGTGCCGTTGGTGGTAACCAATGATGCGCATTTCCTGACCCGCGATGATTTTCGTGCCCATCAGGCACTCCTGTGTCTGCAAACCGGCAAAACGATTGACCAGGCCACGATGCACTACAGCCCGACGCACTATGTCCGAAGCGCCGAGGAAATGTGGCATCTCTTTGAAAATCAAAATGTTGAAGCACTTCGCAATACCATGAAAATTGCGGAGATGTGTCAATTTGGGTTTCCAAAGGCCAAAATGCACCTGCCGGAATATCCGGTTCCCGAAGGCTTCACCATTGACAGTTACTTTGAAAAAGTCGCTCGCGAAGGGCTTGAAAGCCGACTCCAGGAATTAGCCCCACTTCATGCCCGCGGAGAGCTGAAATACAGCGTCGAACAATATCGGGTACGGCTCGATCATGAAATTGCCACCATTAAGAAAATGGGCTTTTGCGGATACTTTCTCATCGTCTGGGATTTTATTCGATATGCACGAGATAGCGGCATCCCCGTGGGCCCGGGCCGTGGAAGTGCTGCGGGCGCGATAGTAGCCTATGCGATGCGCATCACGGATATTGACCCGCTCCAGTTTGAACTCCTGTTTGAACGCTTTCTCAACCCGGAGCGCGTTTCAATGCCCGATATTGACGTGGATTTTTGTGTCCGCGGACGTGGTCAGGTGATTGATTATGTCGGTAATTTCTATGGTCGGGAAAACGTTTCGCAAATCGTCACCTTTGGGACGATGGCTTCAAGGGCAGCGATTAAAGACGTTGGACGGGTGCTCGATATTCCCTACGCCGAAGTCGAAAAAATCGCCAAAATGATTCCGCCGCCACAGCGCGGACGCAACGTTCCGATTGGCGAAGCTTTAAAAACCGTTCCCGAACTCAAAACGGCCTATGAAAAAGACACCCGAATCCGCGAGATGCTCAATCTGGCTCAGCGTCTGGAAGGGTGTTCGCGGCATTCGTCCATTCACGCCGCCGGAGTGGTGATCTCGCCACGACCCGTCTATGAACTGGTCCCAGTCTTCAAAACCAAAGCGAAAGATAAAGAACGCGGTGAAATTGACGTCCTCGCCACGCAGTACAACATGAATGACCTCGAAAAGGCTGGCATGTTGAAGATGGACTTTCTGGGACTCACGACGCTCACCATCATCAATGACTGCCTGGAAAACATTCAGCGCGAACACGGCCAGACACCCAACCTCAATGAAATTCCACTGGATGATCCAGCCGCCTTGCGTCTGTTTGCCGACGGTGAAACCGAAGCGATTTTCCAGTTTGAAGGCGACGGAATTAAAGAAATCACCCGGCGGCTGAAACCCGAAAGCCTGGAAGACATCATTGCCCTTAATGCCTTGTACCGACCTGGCCCACTCGATTCCGGCATGGTGGATGATTATATCGAGCGGCGTCATGGTCGGAAAAAAGTCCGATATGACTTTCCCGAACTCAAAGATATTTTGGGAAATACCTTCGGCGTTTGTGTTGCCGGAGACACGCTGGTTCTGGATGCCTACTCTGGAAAACGAGTTCGCATTGATGAACTGGAGTCCCAAATCGGCACTTTTTATGTTCAAGGTGTTGATCAGAATCTCAATTCTCAGATTGGGCGAGTCACTCATTTCTTTGACAATGGGGTACGTGAGGTTGTCGAGTTGAAATTACGCAATGGCTCAACTGTCAAAGTAACCCCAGATCATCAAGTCCTGACGGAAGCCGGCTGGCGTCAGGTAAAAGATCTACAGGTAACTGACTTTATTGCCACCCCGCGTCGCCTGACGGTGGCCGATGAGCAAGACTACAACCGCCAAAAACTGCGTGTGCTGGCCTATCTCATTGCTGATCGTTCACTGAGTTCAGCCGCCTGCTGTGATTTTGTGTTTGGACTGAATTCAGAGTGCATTAGCTTCTTTCTGGCTTCGTTGTGGGATTGCGATGGCCATTTAGGCCCCAAGCTCTATCACTACAAAACAATTTCACACCAGCTTGCCCTTGACGTTCAAACGCTCCTCCTGCGACTCGGCATTCATTCAGTTATTTATGAGTCGGTCTATGAAGCCGAAAAACGAAAATCTGAGCCAACCACAGCCTACCAGGTGACAGTTTACAATCTTCATCTCTTTCGAGAGCTGGTTGGGCCATTCCTGGTGTCTAAATCATTTCCTCCAGCATCTTCAATCAGTACTGAATCCAGAGACTCTGTATCGCGTCAGATTTTCTTAGCTGAGTTGGAGCAGTCGTGGAGTCAATCCTGGAAAAGCCTGGAACGGGAATATGATTTTTCGGTCCAACATTTGCGCCCTAAAAAGAGAGCGATTCCCCGTATTTCCATCAATGCCATCTGTAGCGTGGTTGATCCGCTCAATCTTTCTCAAACCCAGACCAATCTTAAGGTTCGTTGGGAAGAGATTGTTTCAATTCAACCAGCCGGAACAGAGCCAGTCTATGACATCACGGTTGAGGGGATTCACAACTTCGTCGGTAACAACATCGTGCTCCACAATTGCACCTATCAGGAGCAAATCATGGCCATTTTCCAAAAACTGGCTGGGTATTCGCTCGGAGAAGCCGACCTGGTTCGACGCGCCATGGGGAAGAAAAAGCGCGAGGAACTCGATGCGCACAAGGCCAAATTCTTTCAACAGGCTGAAGATCGTGGTCACGACCGGGGAAAACTCGAAAAGTTGTGGCAGTCGCTCGAAGGCTTTGCGGACTATGCGTTCAATAAATGTCTGGTCGGTGATTCGCCGATTGTGGACGCCGATACAGGTCAGGTGGTGACGATAGCTCAAATTGCAGCCAGGGAAGTCTCAACATCCCACACGTTTAGTTTTGATGGACACCAGATCATCGTCAACGAGATCATCGAAGCCTTTGAAACCGGTGAAAAACAAGTCGTTGAACTGGAACTTGAAAACGGACGCACCCTGCGCTGTACCCCTGACCATAAGTTCTTCACAGATCAGGGGTATCTTCCATTACACGACATTCTTGACAAAAGCCTGGAGGTTTACTTTTCAGAAGAGGTGGAAGCTTTCACCGCCAGCAGCCTGGAAGCACCTGGTCAATACCCTCAAAACCGGGTCACCATCCGCCTGAAAAAGATGAAGCTCGTGCGAGTCAATCCGTCGGGGACGGAAAAAACCTACAACATGACCATGCGCGGACCGCACCACAACTACTTCACAAATGGCATTCTGACAGCCAACAGCCACTCAGCCTGCTATGGGGTCCTGGCATATCAGACAGCCTATCTGAAAGCATACTATCCAGCGCATTTCTGGGCTGCTGTTCTGTCAAACGAATTAAACAACACCGACAAGGTGGCCAAATACATCGAACGCGCTCGCGCTCAGGGAATTGAGATCCTGCCGCCAGATGTCAACCTCAGTTATCACGGGTTTACATCAACGGAAAAAACCATCCGGTTTGGGCTGATGGCGATTAAAGGCATTGGCGAATCAGCCGTGGATGCCATCGTCGAAGCCCGCAAAGACGGCCCATTTACGTCAATCTATGATCTGGCCAAACGGGTTGACAGCCGGGCACTCAACCGACGAGTACTGGAAAGCCTGATCAAATCGGGAGGTCTCGACGAACATCCCGGTACTCGCGCCCAGAAATTTGCGGCGATTGAAAGCGTGATGGAAAGCGGCGCCCGGGCGCAACGCGATGCTCAGAGCGGTCAAGCCTCACTTTTTGGAATGCTTGAAGCCGAGATGGAAGCCGATGCTGATGCTGCGTTGCCGGACGTCCCAGCCTGGTCACAACAAGAGCAACTGGCCGGCGAGAAAGCCACGCTGGGCTTTTACATCACTGGCCACCCGCTGGCGAGTTACCGGGAACTGCTGACCAGTTTCTCAAATGCCAGCTATGAAAGGCTTAGCAAGTGTCAGCCCAACCAAATCATCAAAATGGGCGGGATGGTGGTTGGCTATGTGGTGAAAAACACCAAGAAAGGCGACCGGTTTTGCGTCTTCGCGCTTGAAGATGAACTCGGGTCAATCGAAGTCATTGCCTGGCCGGAAACCTTTAAACGCATTAGTGGCAAAATTAGTGATACCCAAGCAGTGCTTGTAACTGGTAGGATTGAATTTACCGATGACGGTCCTTCGAAAATCATTGCTGATGACGTTGAACCGCTCGCCGGCCTCCGGGAACGCTCCGCTTCGCTGCTGACCTTCTACTTCCGGTCAGGCAGTATCACCGCCGAAAAAGTTGACCAGCTTCGCAGCCTGTTTGATCGCCACCGGGGCGATTGTCAGATCAGCTTCGAAGTACAGTTACCAACCGGAGATATTGCCTGTGTCCGCCCAAATCAGTTTGTGCGCGTCAAATCCAGCCCGGAACTCCTTCATGCGGTTCAGAGCTTGTGTGCCGGATGCGAAGTCCGGATCAGTTAA